A window of Pedosphaera parvula Ellin514 genomic DNA:
TGCAACTGCAAACAAAGGTGCCAAACGTTGCCTGGTCGGTATCGGCGGCAGCGCCACGAACGACGCTGGATTCGGATTGGCCCGCGCCTTGGGCTGGGAGTTTATTGATCGCAGCGGAAAACCCATCGTTGAATGGACAGAACTGCACTCGCTCAAAACCCTGCGGGCACCAAAAGAACCATACTTGTTCGAGGAGTTGCTCGTGGCTGTGGATGTGCAAAACACACTCTTGGGCAGGCACGGCTGCACCCGCATTTACGGCCCCCAAAAAGGTCTTATCAAAAAGGATTTCCCACTCGCCGAAAAAGCGTTGCGCCGTCTGGCCACGGTGGTGAAAAACGAATTGGGACGCGACTTTGCCTGCGAGCCAGGTGCAGGTGCAGCGGGTGGTCTGGGCTTTGGATTTTGCGCATTTCTGGGCGGTTGCATGGAACCGGGTTTCGAACTTTTCGCTGAATACGCTCAATTAAAGAAACATTTAAAATCCGCCGACCTCGTCATCACCGGCGAAGGAGCCATTGATCAATCCACGCTCATGGGCAAAGGCGTTGGACAAATGGCACGCTGGGCGCACAAATTGAAGATTCCCTGCATTGGACTGGCCGGAAACGTCGCCGTCCCCAAAAACAGCAAGAGTTTCTTTGCTCAGGCGCGTGGCTTGACGGAGCTCACCACGATTAAAAGTGCAAAAGGAAAACCAGCCTATTGGCTTGAAAGACTTGCCGCAGAAACCGCACGTGACTGGGCTGAGTAAAGGAAGCCAAACCTTAGACTTGCGATTCCAACGTCTCACTGGCTAACTCTTGTCCATGAATTTGGAAGATCATTTGGGCGATATTATCCGCAAGGGCCGCAAAGCCGCCAACGTCTCGGCAGATGTTGCCGCCAAAGTTGCCGGTTTGACCGAGGCAGAACTCACCTCTCTGGAAGAATCCGGCAAGAGCGCTAAAAAACCGAACCTTGCCGCTCTCGCCAACGCCATCGGCTTGGCACCGTCCAAACTGGAATCCATCGCCAAAGGCTGGCTCCCCTCAGAAAAAGATCTCAGCATCTGGCGCGAATTGCGCCGCATCACCACTGAAGAAAAGGGCATGGCCGTTAATTCCTACGTAGTCTGGGACGAAGTTTCCCGCGATGCCGCCATTTTTGATACCGGCTGGAACGCCGAGCAGATCATCCAACTCGTGGAAGAAAACAAACTTCAAGTCCGTCACATCTTTCTTACCCACTCGCACGAAGACCACATCGCCGCACTCGCGCCATTGCGCGAAAAGTTCCCCAAGGCGCATCTGCATACCAGTTCCAAAACCGCGCCTCCGCAACACCGCAACAAACCCAATGATTTTCTCCAGCTTGGCAGTTTGCGCATCACCAATCGCGATACGCCGGGTCATGCCGAAGATGGTGTGACTTATATCGTCGGCACCTGGCCCGAGGACGCCCCTCACGTCGCCATTGTAGGCGATGCCATTTTCGCCGGCTCCATTGGCAGCGGATTGATTTCCTGGGATCAGGCAAAACAGAAAGTCCGCGAGCAAATCTTCAGCCTCCCACCCGATACCTTGATCTGCCCCGGCCACGGCCCCTTCACCACGGTTGCTGAAGAGAAGGCGAATAATCCGTTCTTCATTTAAAGCTCTCGTCCATCAATCAAGGCAACAACGCCGCGCGGTAAAACCGTTGCGGTGAATTCATTGCATTTGTGTCGGTCCAGACATAAGGACTGCTGGGCAGCGTGAAGTTAGTGAGCACTTGCCAACTATTGGAGCCATTCACCAGGCCTGCATCTAGACACTGGATTTGATAAGACCGTCCCACGATGCCGGAAAGATTAATCTGCGGAGAGGGAGCAGGCTGGAGAGCCAAATTGACGACAGGATCAGACAGATAGATGCCCGTCAGGCTGGAAGACAAATAAATGTAACCAACCGACGCAAGACGATTGCCCGTGAAAGTCATCCCACGCATCCTGTCCTGGCTATGGAAATTACTTTTGGTCCAGTTGAGGCCATCACGGGAGAAAATAATGGAATTTGTTCCGAGACTTAAATCATAACCGCCTATAAGAAAAGTTCCGTTCACATAGGCAAGTGACGGATTCT
This region includes:
- a CDS encoding MBL fold metallo-hydrolase: MNLEDHLGDIIRKGRKAANVSADVAAKVAGLTEAELTSLEESGKSAKKPNLAALANAIGLAPSKLESIAKGWLPSEKDLSIWRELRRITTEEKGMAVNSYVVWDEVSRDAAIFDTGWNAEQIIQLVEENKLQVRHIFLTHSHEDHIAALAPLREKFPKAHLHTSSKTAPPQHRNKPNDFLQLGSLRITNRDTPGHAEDGVTYIVGTWPEDAPHVAIVGDAIFAGSIGSGLISWDQAKQKVREQIFSLPPDTLICPGHGPFTTVAEEKANNPFFI
- a CDS encoding glycerate kinase; translation: MSLKVLIVPDKFKGTLTAHRAAEAIARGWRKARPQDMLELLPMSDGGDGFGAVMGEALSAKLQTIKTVDAADRPCTAKWWWDAKTKTAIIEAARINGLAQLPPGKYHPFNLHTFGIGKAILATANKGAKRCLVGIGGSATNDAGFGLARALGWEFIDRSGKPIVEWTELHSLKTLRAPKEPYLFEELLVAVDVQNTLLGRHGCTRIYGPQKGLIKKDFPLAEKALRRLATVVKNELGRDFACEPGAGAAGGLGFGFCAFLGGCMEPGFELFAEYAQLKKHLKSADLVITGEGAIDQSTLMGKGVGQMARWAHKLKIPCIGLAGNVAVPKNSKSFFAQARGLTELTTIKSAKGKPAYWLERLAAETARDWAE